Part of the Methanobrevibacter sp. genome, ATATATTGCACCACCATATGCTGCATAGGATGATTCAACACTGTTATTTGTTAAATTACAATATTTAAGGAAAACATCACTGTAATAATTGTATATTGCTCCTCCACATGCATATCCTTTTGATTTTGCAAAATTTTGGCTAAATGTGGAATATTCAATTAACATATATGAATTTCTTGCATATACTGCTCCTCCATGAGATGATGATGTTTCATTAATAGTATTGCCTGTAAAAATACAATTTCTTATGAAATCTTTGTTTTTATCTGAATATATTGCACCGCCTTGTTCTGAAGTATTATTAATGAATATGCAATAGTTAACATTTGTTTCACCATTTTCAGAATATATTCCTCCGCTTCTGTATTTTCCATGATTATTTTTAAAGTTACAATGTTCTAGTGTTGTATTGGAGTTAGATAAATATATTGCACTTCCATGTGCGATCATCTGATTTGCAATGTTGTTTGTGAAATTACTATTTTCAATGGATAAATTACATTTTTTTGCATATATTGCTCCTCCATAGGCTAAATGATGATACATTACTGTGTTATTAATAAAATTGCAGTTTGAAATTGTAATATTTCCATTAACCATGGATATTGCCCCTCCATTTGTTCCAAAATTGTTGGCGAACGTATTGTATTTGATAGTAATATTGTCATTATATGAGTATATTGCTCCTCCGTATGTGGTATGTGAAGTTGTATTTAATGGAGTATTGGTAAAATTACAATACATAATAATAATTTTCCCATTTTCTGAAAATATTGATTCTCCATATGTTGTCCAATGATTTATATTATTATTGTTAAAATTACAGTGGAGTATTGTAGCATTGGAGTGAGAGAATCGTATTGCTCCACCACATGGGTCATAATAATATTTTGCGTTGTGTATGGTATTATTTGTAAAATTACAATTTTCAATAGTGATATTATTGATATTTGAATATATTGCACCTCCACTTGGTGAATAATAACTTGAATTTGCTTGATTATTTAAGAAAACAGAATTATATATTGAAATTTCACTTGTTCCTGAAAATATTGCGCTACCGATAGTTGCACGGCCTTTAGAATACACAATGTTATTTGTGAAATTGCAAAAAATGATTTTGGTTTTGCTGGATAGTGAATATATTCCTCCACCACCTTTTTCTGCAAAATTCTTATAAAACCTACAGTTGGTAACTGTCAGATTCCCATAGTTTGATGAGATTGCTCCACCTCCTTGGAAATTATCTGAACGATGATTTACAGAGTTATTGGTAAAATTGGAATTAATAACTTGAGTGGAACTATTTATTAAATATATTCCTCCCCCTTCTCTTTTTAAATAATCATTAGATAAATTTAAATTATTATTGGCAAAGTCAGAATTTATAATTTTTATTTTACAATTATCACCATATGCTCCTCCGCCTCTGACCGCACTGTTATTGTATATGATACATTTTTCAATGCTAATCGTGTTATTCAGACAAGATATTGCTCCACCCATCTCTGCTGAGTTGTTAAAGAAACTGCATAATGTAATTGATGTATTGTCATTATTTCCTGAATGAATTGCGCCTCCTGAGAATATGCTTATGACTGAATTATTGATAAAATTACAATTTTCAATTGAAACATTACTGTTTGAGGAACATATGCCTCCTGCATAAAAAATAGCACTGTTATTGTTAAAATATGAATTTTTAACTATCCCAACTGAGTTTAATAAGTGTATTGTTCCATTGACTGCAATGTTGTCGGTAAAATTGCAGTTTTCAACTAAAATTTCGCTGTTGTATGAGAATATTGCTGAGCCAGTGTAGGAATCACTGTTTATGAAACTGCAATTTATAATTGTGATTTTGGAATTTTGTGCAAATACTAATCCTCCTGAATTGTAATTTTTATTCCCATTTTTGAAAACAATGTTTTTTAGTGTGACGTTGCTTGAAATAATTCTAAATACTCTTGCAGATTTTCTTGCATCTATTATATGTCCTTTCCCCTCTATAGTTATTGAATTTTCAATGTCAATTCCATATTCAAATTGGGAATCATTGGTCGTGTAAATGTAGTCGTTATTTAGTGTTATGTTAGTATTAGTTACCAAATTATTCAAATCAGTGAATGTTTTTTGGGAATCAAGCAATGGTGGCTCTTCGATGGTGGTGTCATTGGTTTCGTATTCTTTTTTATATCCAAAGGATAATGCCATAGAAGTAAAATACCCTGTTTTATATATTGCAATTCCCACGCAATTAAAGTAAGGGTAAATCATAGACTGTCTATGGCCTTGACCACTATGGTTTTTATATGTTTCTTTCAAATAATCAATGCAGGATTCTATGTCCACTCCTTGTGATAAACATTCTGCACCGACATAATAGGGATAAGCTGTATTCCAACTTAATCCGTTAGGCCGGTTATGTGCAAGTGAAGGGTATGTGTCAAATTCTTTAGCTCTTATTTTTGCACCTTCTTCAAGACCTATGTCTCTTGTTAGAGGTTTTAGTTGGTTGTGGTTATTTGTATTGAAGTAGGTTATTGTTGTATCATCTGAATTCCAATACCATATGCCTTTTTCACTTCTAAATTTATTCAAATATTCATATGCTTCGGAAACATCTAATGTTGTAGTTTCACTATTTTCCAATTCATTTTCATAATCATTGTTGCTTTGTAACTTATCTGTGTCGTAAAATGTCTCATTTAAATCATTACCAATTGATTCATCTTCATACAATTCGATATGTTCTTCTGATTCAGTTATATCTACTATTGATAAATCATTTTCGTCTGTGATATTATCTTCACCAAAAGCTATTGGAATTGAAATTAGAAATACTAAAAATAGTATTAAAATCATTCTTTCAAATTTCATATTATCTACCTTATAATATGAAATATATTTTTGTCAATTTTGATATAATAAGAAATATTATTAAAATAAGAATAAAAAAAGAAGGTTTTATGATAATCTAGTCATTTGCCAGATTATCAAAGTAACCTTGAATAAATATTACTGGTGTTCCCTTATCTCCGGAACCGCTGGTTAAATCACAAAGTGAACCGATTAAATCAGTCAAGACTCTTGGTGTGGTTCCTTCAGTAATCATCTGACCGGTCAGGTCCTTATCTTTGGTTCTGATTTCCTCTTTGATTGCTTCTTTAAGCTCATCGCCTTTAAGGTCTGCGAACTTGTTGTCTGAAACATATTTCAGTTTGATTTCATTAGGATATCCGATAAGTCCTGATGTATGTGCAGGTGAAACCACAGGATCAGCAAGCTCCCAGATTTTTCCGACAGGATCCTTGAATGCACCGTCACCGTAAACCATAACTTCAATCTGTTTGCCGGTAATTTCAACCAGTCTTTTTTGAACTTCCTCAACCAGTTCCTGGCCGGTTTTAGGGAAGAGTTTAAGCCTTTCTTCGGTTGCCTTGTTTGAACCTAAAAGTCCATAGTCAGGGTTGCATCCGGAACCGTTAACAGGCTCTGTCAATACTTGATACAATCCGTAAGCGTTAGCACCTAAATCCCTTAATAATTTCACTGTTTTTTCTCTTGTGTGAATGTCACAAGCTAAAACGTCATTTGTATAGTTAAGGATTGTTTTAACATCATTTGAAAAGACAAATTCCACTTCACAGTCTTCACTTTCAATCAAATCACGGTAAAAGTCAATCATGTTTATTCCGGTGAAGGGATGTTTCCATGATGCAAAGTGTTCCTTATAATCGTCCTCGGATATGACGCTTGCAAGGTTAAATTCACTTTCATCTAAAGCGTTTTCATCCAAAATTCCGTTTCCGACTTCGTCTGCCGGGAAGGATGTCAACAATGTAATCTTGTCCATTCCTCTGGCTATTCCTTTCAGGATGATTGAAAAACGGTTTCTGCTTAAAATAGGGTTTGTAACTCCGATTTTTTTGGATGGAAATTTGTTGATTAAATCCTCGGCAACATCATCAACGGTGACATAGTTTCCTTCTGAAATTCCAACGACCGCTTCTGTGATTGCAACAATGTCCTTGTCCTTAAATTCAAATCCTTCACTTTCCTTAGCAGCCATCAATGAATCAACGACTATACTTGCCAAATCATCGTTTTCCTTAATAATTGGGGTTCTAATTCCCCGTACTACTGTACCAACACATCTCATATTCAATAACTCCTCACTTGGGTTAACCTATTTATTTTATATTCTTTTACTTATATAAGTTTTAAACTTCGACTGCATTTTCATAAAATTTTTTGAACGATTGCACTATAGGTTATTAATCGGGGGCATTATTTTCAGAGGGGATG contains:
- a CDS encoding coenzyme F420-0:L-glutamate ligase → MRCVGTVVRGIRTPIIKENDDLASIVVDSLMAAKESEGFEFKDKDIVAITEAVVGISEGNYVTVDDVAEDLINKFPSKKIGVTNPILSRNRFSIILKGIARGMDKITLLTSFPADEVGNGILDENALDESEFNLASVISEDDYKEHFASWKHPFTGINMIDFYRDLIESEDCEVEFVFSNDVKTILNYTNDVLACDIHTREKTVKLLRDLGANAYGLYQVLTEPVNGSGCNPDYGLLGSNKATEERLKLFPKTGQELVEEVQKRLVEITGKQIEVMVYGDGAFKDPVGKIWELADPVVSPAHTSGLIGYPNEIKLKYVSDNKFADLKGDELKEAIKEEIRTKDKDLTGQMITEGTTPRVLTDLIGSLCDLTSGSGDKGTPVIFIQGYFDNLAND
- a CDS encoding right-handed parallel beta-helix repeat-containing protein, whose translation is MKFERMILILFLVFLISIPIAFGEDNITDENDLSIVDITESEEHIELYEDESIGNDLNETFYDTDKLQSNNDYENELENSETTTLDVSEAYEYLNKFRSEKGIWYWNSDDTTITYFNTNNHNQLKPLTRDIGLEEGAKIRAKEFDTYPSLAHNRPNGLSWNTAYPYYVGAECLSQGVDIESCIDYLKETYKNHSGQGHRQSMIYPYFNCVGIAIYKTGYFTSMALSFGYKKEYETNDTTIEEPPLLDSQKTFTDLNNLVTNTNITLNNDYIYTTNDSQFEYGIDIENSITIEGKGHIIDARKSARVFRIISSNVTLKNIVFKNGNKNYNSGGLVFAQNSKITIINCSFINSDSYTGSAIFSYNSEILVENCNFTDNIAVNGTIHLLNSVGIVKNSYFNNNSAIFYAGGICSSNSNVSIENCNFINNSVISIFSGGAIHSGNNDNTSITLCSFFNNSAEMGGAISCLNNTISIEKCIIYNNSAVRGGGAYGDNCKIKIINSDFANNNLNLSNDYLKREGGGIYLINSSTQVINSNFTNNSVNHRSDNFQGGGAISSNYGNLTVTNCRFYKNFAEKGGGGIYSLSSKTKIIFCNFTNNIVYSKGRATIGSAIFSGTSEISIYNSVFLNNQANSSYYSPSGGAIYSNINNITIENCNFTNNTIHNAKYYYDPCGGAIRFSHSNATILHCNFNNNNINHWTTYGESIFSENGKIIIMYCNFTNTPLNTTSHTTYGGAIYSYNDNITIKYNTFANNFGTNGGAISMVNGNITISNCNFINNTVMYHHLAYGGAIYAKKCNLSIENSNFTNNIANQMIAHGSAIYLSNSNTTLEHCNFKNNHGKYRSGGIYSENGETNVNYCIFINNTSEQGGAIYSDKNKDFIRNCIFTGNTINETSSSHGGAVYARNSYMLIEYSTFSQNFAKSKGYACGGAIYNYYSDVFLKYCNLTNNSVESSYAAYGGAIYLDYGKISLENCKLVDNQIKSTYSRGGAIYTENSETLLDTCNFENNSANIYGGAIYSFSSNNTLKYSMFNHNIANNYAGAIFTSNSTNIMEYCNYNNNFAPLGGVIYSTKSNSTINDCNFNNNHGTRFGGALYLNKDVTVLIDECNFNNNSAEYGGNAIYSKDTDTYVKNSIFDNEKNLTITGNTIIINSTFGKNSLDNVNTTVSDTPNTTDNREKTHLELFDYYGFVNQAVTLSARLWDSDENYWLTGENIEFWINDERYPSFTQGQLGVALFRYAFNKAGTYYFSVNYSGNEEYRPCNGTGKIIIKNPIEAQISTDLNFNNATITVDLGKNIDGEIIINIDDSDQKWTLGYLYNEYKLKIQNGKAVLKLDNLKDRTYHFTVELNSTLYEFEETVGSEFKIVTYKTHLVADDINMFAGNELIYHIELYDEEEIGFENQTIHIYLNNRQYDLKTDENGSANLHVNLTSGNYPIIISYDGFNNTFLPVKLTKNIIVKPTTAIPQNSEFAPNSHYEIQLFDRQGNVLANTEIDVKIDGVKQNLITDSTGKLSILLNLKDGKHSIEITNPKTGEIIKKEITIKSNNNNQQPQSKAKKINPKKIIRTKNISVKKGKKIIFKARLYNINGKILKGKKVTFKFKGKKYKVKTNKKGVATLKLKIKLKKGKYTIKTTYQKYTVKNKIRIK